In Torulaspora globosa chromosome 1, complete sequence, a genomic segment contains:
- the STE20 gene encoding mitogen-activated protein kinase kinase kinase kinase STE20 (ancestral locus Anc_2.496) — MSQADQEALRYSLTGEEDSQTDQKLVARDISSPRESNKDFELPRAPATLNMSALHEESSVKSSDDGLYRSMDPKRAQMEDKTQLTNSATLDDPIQFTRVSSSSAISGISSFEYEEDQRHRGASRGKSQEEIAGEKLWAKEDGSSNNLNTVSGPDSFVVGDNTNSTIRESTAEQQVSHTPNDTFTASESFIDSSTENLGSSSKTMLPSMYTTEPKKQVTTPIMTSVNYQDVSGSVSGSSVLDKVNNSPLKPFITKRESTNSPKNVPTAISSPASASLKNDNGKRKSSGGSRMKGVFSSFVQNIKRNSQSERTKSGNPVKISTPYNAKHLHHVGIDAKTGEYVGLPEEWEKMLMSSGISKKEQQQNMQAVVDIVKFYQDVAEASGEDKVFKTFNPGTLGSNNFETPSLRTPSTSSVNRLESKSGSSTPDLGRHTPKFQQSFSSSTPQVNNIRGSPAGNANQDMSSVASNGKFIPSRPAPKPPGQASKQGVLPNSSSQTSLPSRKATVKKDEQPLPPLPSSESARELKTEKRDESALSPMPKTNNITTGKSRENSKKNHAALAEKKAEERERRTKQLYAKLSQICTEGDPSKIYLNLTKIGQGASGGVYTAYEVGTNASVAIKQMNLEKQPKKELIINEILVMKGSKHENIVNFIDSYLLKGDLWVVMEYMEGGSLTDVVTHCILTEGQIGAVCRETLAGLQFLHSKGVIHRDIKSDNILLSMNGEIKLTDFGFCAQINEVNLKRTTMVGTPYWMAPEVVSRKEYGPKVDIWSLGIMIIEMIEGEPPYLNETPLRALYLIATNGTPQLKEPDNLSPELRSFLAWCLKVDPEARASATELLQDVFISTCADENESLAPLVKLARMKKIAEKMDSGDEHSGGEELREEL; from the coding sequence ATGTCGCAAGCAGATCAGGAAGCGCTTCGCTATTCACTTACTGGCGAGGAAGATAGTCAGACAGACCAGAAATTGGTGGCTCGAGATATCTCCAGCCCAAGAGAAAGCAATAAAGACTTCGAGCTACCCAGAGCGCCAGCTACGCTGAATATGAGTGCTTTACATGAGGAAAGTTCGGTGAAGTCAAGTGACGATGGCCTTTATAGATCTATGGACCCGAAGAGGGCTCAGATGGAGGACAAGACTCAGTTAACCAATTCAGCTACGCTTGACGATCCGATACAGTTTACGAGAgtttcatcatcgtcagCAATCAGTGGTATATCTTCTTTTGAGTATGAGGAGGACCAACGCCATAGAGGTGCATCGAGAGGCAAaagtcaagaagaaatagcAGGTGAGAAACTATGGGCGAAGGAAGATGGTAGTTCGAACAATCTTAATACGGTGAGCGGGCCAGATTCCTTTGTTGTTGGCGATAACACTAACTCGACTATTCGTGAGTCAACTGCTGAGCAACAGGTCAGCCACACCCCTAATGACACATTTACCGCTAGCGAAAGTTTCATCGATTCATCAACCGAGAATCTTGGTAGTTCGTCAAAGACAATGCTACCTTCGATGTACACAACTGAGCCAAAGAAACAGGTAACCACGCCTATAATGACGTCGGTCAATTATCAAGACGTTTCGGGGTCGGTATCAGGATCTTCTGTCCTCGATAAAGTAAACAATAGTCCACTTAAACCGTTCATCACTAAGCGAGAGTCAACTAATAGCCCGAAGAACGTTCCAACGGCGATATCGTCGCCTGCATCCGCTTCGCTCAAGAATGATAATGGAAAGAGGAAAAGTAGCGGCGGTAGTCGAATGAAAGGTGTCTTTTCATCGTTTGTTCAGAATATCAAAAGGAACTCCCAAAGTGAAAGAACGAAGTCTGGTAATCCAGTTAAAATCTCAACGCCATATAACGCAAAgcatcttcatcatgtTGGAATTGATGCCAAAACAGGAGAGTATGTTGGCCTCCCCGAAGAATGGGAGAAGATGCTGATGTCAAGTGGAATCTCAAAAAAggaacagcagcaaaatATGCAGGCGGTGGTGGATATCGTGAAGTTTTATCAGGACGTCGCAGAAGCCAGCGGTGAAGATAAAGTATTCAAAACATTTAATCCGGGCACTTTGGGCAGTAACAACTTTGAAACTCCTTCACTTAGAACTCCTTCTACTTCATCGGTTAATAGGTTGGAGTCCAAGAGTGGGTCGTCGACGCCGGATCTCGGCAGACATACTCCCAAATTTCAACAATCATTTTCTAGTTCAACACCACAGGTTAATAACATTCGTGGCTCACCTGCTGGAAATGCGAACCAGGATATGTCAAGCGTAGCCTCCAATGGCAAGTTCATACCGAGTCGCCCCGCTCCCAAGCCTCCAGGGCAAGCCAGCAAGCAAGGTGTCCTGCCTAATAGCTCAAGCCAAACTTCGTTGCCATCGCGGAAGGCCACGGTCAAAAAGGATGAACAGCCTTTGCCGCCACTTCCCTCATCAGAGAGTGCCCGAGAGTTGAAGACTGAAAAGAGAGATGAAAGTGCCTTGTCTCCAATGCCCAAGACGAACAATATTACGACCGGTAAATCGCGAGAGAATTCGAAGAAAAACCATGCAGCATTAGcggagaagaaagcagaagaaagagaaaggcgAACCAAGCAGCTATACGCCAAACTTTCACAAATATGTACTGAAGGTGATCCAAGCAAAATTTACTTGAATCTAACCAAAATAGGACAAGGTGCGTCAGGAGGAGTTTACACTGCTTATGAAGTTGGCACCAATGCTTCGGTGGCTATCAAACAGATGAATTTGGAAAAACAACCAAAAAAGGAACTGATTATTAACGAAATTCTTGTGATGAAAGGCAGCAAACACGAAAACATTGtcaacttcatcgattCATACCTTTTGAAAGGGGATCTTTGGGTCGTAATGGAATATATGGAGGGAGGTTCTCTGACAGACGTTGTGACTCACTGCATCCTTACCGAGGGTCAGATTGGTGCAGTTTGCAGAGAAACGTTAGCTGGGCTACAATTTTTACACTCTAAAGGAGTAATTCACAGAGATATCAAGTCAGATAACATTCTGCTTTCTATGAACGGAGAGATTAAGCTGACCGACTTCGGTTTTTGTGCCCAGATTAACGAAGTCAATCTGAAAAGAACTACAATGGTTGGGACACCGTATTGGATGGCGCCAGAAGTTGtctcaagaaaagaatatGGCCCTAAGGTTGATATATGGTCGTTGGGCATCATGATAATAGAGATGATTGAGGGCGAGCCACCATACTTGAACGAAACGCCCCTGAGAGCGCTTTACTTGATTGCAACCAATGGTACGCCTCAGCTGAAAGAGCCAGATAACTTGAGTCCGGAGTTGAGAAGCTTTTTAGCTTGGTGCTTGAAAGTTGACCCAGAGGCGCGAGCCAGTGCAACTGAGCTACTACAAGACGTCTTCATATCTACATGCGCTGATGAGAATGAGTCATTAGCGCCTTTAGTGAAACTTGCTCGCATGAAAAAGATAGCCGAGAAGATGGATAGCGGTGATGAACATAGTGGCGGGGAAGAATTGAGGGAAGAATTATAG
- the UFD4 gene encoding putative ubiquitin-protein ligase UFD4 (ancestral locus Anc_2.497) produces MEDMQHNDDQRSGSSDYVMEDDHSSTENRFSYQDEEDGTSSSSGDYVDDEDADHTGLEDEIYIDEENEGEELASNNEDMGSDSSQEAARAFSVQGFLGNLAQTLSEGASPARNRSRQGPMSLSDVFPEILSVLNEGGQVGQTGRGGRSERIQRLVNNVANAVDDPYIAMESIRELSEHLLMMDQVIVERIFPIDKLVASIVGLISDRNLKNELELQLVSCRCLYNLFEISPESMAVAVDQNVIPALQELLQEISYIDLAEQVLETLELISRVHPKDILRSGSLTSCLQYLDFFTIHAQRKAVAIVANACSRVQLQDFDTIKELLTILKPIFVNAEDQVMIVKLLNSLYGICGGLRRDYMLEELFTVDVLTQILQLVATSETHLDCKLKCLEIVTVLVSISSQLALEVIEKCDIARVISDCFGHYAKSSDAALHETLMFVPKPLLHSMARAISVLFPAEYEQILSVDTMKEAGLKINSDNLDKLLKNLTPLMVEIYVNAVDFEVRRYVLIALARISSRLTPENIASVDGYMIRLASSALAQNQSLLEKENDKLLVVTGSIAGILSLLDVLTARFAPEILPKLKREGIFSLLQILQSTLSKLKGEGQNSPIDNQESASSDRNDLNDQESEEEDDDSHGLQFGIIDIPDEAEPKRIKFNILRPLTLSYTYNKIFELSKNLLLLSEGNEQTVIKELQEIEDVVKYLDSLKTETFSNQTWFDLWSNLKACIFSGSFEISSFEFVSTGLATALARVVGEHGFKSSVPRKTFFEVFGPSSSKFVEILQSALTRIESFEIVDCGLAGDEGRVASLGKQVKIKLLYDSDAQTDSVPEQLTNITISIHCISSFSALNEFLRHRIAQARFLHSLLPNLSTPATFESETGAIENVKNWMFDFYNDDEKFKLSETIFGAIYKASKAGGSPLSDIWHSVQTIKFKRADTHEIKEPMRVASIYRHRQDSERNCFKPAEDILTLLKFTKISQLPNDIFINAKLSAKLSRQLEEPLVIASGILPAWSLQLTKDYNFIFPLETRLFFLQCISFGYGRLVQMWRNRVESLKDSNADDTLQHLGRITRHKLRISRETMFLSGLKILDKYGASPSVLEIEYQGEVGTGLGPTLEFYASISRDFTKKSLGMWRCEDYGGRGAENEERYVTNPLFPAPLNPSKDNTRIVELFRYLGIFVARSMLDNRILDFCFSTLFFELAHRQCRMTDGNRKINDVEEKLQLLRSIDPHLAKSLRYLRNGKDSTELEQMALTFTLPGFDIELKENGKQLLVTPDNVDEYVNRILDYTLHDGVQKQLESFIDGVSSVFPYSSLLLLTPEELVELHGRLEEDWSPQTLYASISADHGYSMGSSTIHELISIMSSFKTSDRRLFLQFLTGSPKLPIGGFKGLKPRLTVVLKHPEDGRNPDAYLPSVMTCANYFKLPKYSSEEMMRSRIAQAMNEGSNAFLLS; encoded by the coding sequence ATGGAAGACATGCAGCATAATGACGATCAACGCAGTGGCAGTAGTGATTATGTGATGGAAGACGATCACAGTTCGACTGAAAACCGATTCTCATATcaggacgaggaagatggcACATCTTCCAGTAGCGGTGATTATgttgacgatgaagatgctGATCACACCGGACTAGAGGATGAGATATATATCGATGAGGAAAACGAAGGCGAGGAGCTTGCGTCAAATAACGAAGACATGGGCTCTGATAGCTCTCAGGAGGCTGCGAGGGCTTTCTCAGTGCAGGGCTTTTTGGGTAATCTGGCTCAAACTCTGAGCGAAGGCGCTTCGCCAGCACGTAACAGAAGCCGTCAGGGGCCCATGAGCTTGTCGGATGTGTTTCCTGAGATTTTGTCGGTGCTCAACGAAGGCGGTCAAGTCGGTCAGACGGGCCGTGGGGGCAGGAGTGAAAGAATTCAGAGACTAGTGAACAATGTGGCAAATGCGGTTGACGATCCCTACATCGCGATGGAGAGTATTAGAGAACTTTCAGAACATTTGTTGATGATGGATCAGGTTATTGTTGAAAGAATCTTTCCAATTGATAAACTTGTGGCAAGCATTGTTGGCCTGATTTCCGATCggaatctgaaaaatgaacTGGAACTGCAGTTGGTTTCATGCCGATGCCTGTATAATTTATTTGAGATTAGTCCTGAAAGTATGGCAGTGGCTGTGGATCAAAACGTAATTCCCGCCTTGCAAGAACTGTTGCAAGAGATCAGCTACATCGATTTAGCAGAACAAGTTCTGGAAACTTTAGAGCTCATCTCAAGAGTGCATCCGAAGGATATTCTGAGATCAGGTAGTCTAACTTCCTGCCTCCAGTATCTGGATTTTTTCACCATTCATGCTCAAAGGAAGGCGGTAGCAATTGTTGCGAATGCTTGCAGCCGGGTGCAGTTGCAAGACTTTGATACTATCAAGGAACTGCTGACTATATTGAAACCTATTTTTGTTAATGCAGAGGATCAGGTAATGATTGTCAAACTGCTTAATTCACTTTACGGTATATGTGGAGGTCTTCGCCGTGATTATATGTTAGAAGAACTTTTCACGGTAGATGTACTGACTCAGATCCTTCAACTGGTGGCCACCTCGGAGACACATTTGGATTGTAAATTGAAATGTCTGGAGATTGTGACTGTTTTGGTTAGTATTAGCAGCCAACTAGCGCTAGAAGTGATAGAGAAATGTGACATTGCCAGAGTAATTTCCGACTGCTTTGGACATTACGCGAAGAGTTCCGATGCTGCATTGCACGAGACACTAATGTTCGTGCCGAAGCCTCTATTGCATTCCATGGCTCGTGCCATATCTGTCCTGTTTCCAGCAGAGTACGAGCAGATTCTTTCTGTTGATACCATGAAGGAGGCTGGcctcaagatcaacagtGATAATCTGGACAAGTTATTAAAGAACCTAACACCTTTAATGGTCGAGATATACGTCAATGCGGTAGACTTTGAAGTACGTCGTTATGTGCTGATTGCCCTTGCAAGGATATCTTCTCGCCTAACACCAGAGAATATTGCAAGCGTTGACGGCTATATGATAAGATTGGCCAGTTCTGCGTTAGCCCAAAATCAGTCATTGttagagaaggagaatGATAAACTTCTGGTGGTTACAGGCTCAATTGCCGGTATTCTATCGCTTTTGGATGTTCTAACGGCCAGGTTCGCCCCAGAAATCTTACCCAAGCTAAAGAGGGAGGGAATATTTAGCCTCTTACAAATCCTTCAATCAACATTAAGCAAATTGAAAGGCGAAGGGCAAAATTCGCCCATAGATAATCAAGAGAGCGCCAGCAGCGATCGAAATGACTTGAATGACCAAGAGAGcgaggaggaggatgaCGACAGCCATGGACTTCAATTTGGCATTATTGACATACCTGATGAGGCCGAACCGAAGAGAATTAAATTTAATATTTTAAGACCTTTGACATTGAGCTATACCTAcaacaagatcttcgaaTTAAGTAAGAATTTGTTGCTTCTATCTGAGGGAAACGAACAGACCGTGATAAAGGAGCTACAGGAGATCGAGGATGTCGTGAAGTACCTGGATTCGCTGAAGACTGAAACTTTTTCAAACCAGACATGGTTTGACTTATGGAGCAATTTAAAAGCATGTATTTTCAGTGGGTCTTTTGAAATATCAAGTTTTGAGTTTGTTTCCACCGGCCTAGCAACAGCTCTTGCCCGCGTTGTTGGAGAACATGGCTTCAAGAGTAGTGTACCAAGAAAGACCTTTTTTGAAGTATTCGGACCTAGCAGTTCCAAATTTGTGGAGATTTTGCAGTCAGCATTGACAAGGATTGAGTCTTTTGAGATAGTAGACTGCGGACTTGCAGGCGACGAGGGAAGAGTGGCATCGCTGGGCAAGCAAGTGAAAATTAAACTTTTATATGATAGTGATGCACAGACGGACAGCGTGCCAGAGCAATTGACGAACATAACGATATCTATTCACTGTATTTCCTCATTCAGTGCTTTGAACGAGTTCCTGAGACACAGGATTGCCCAGGCACGATTTTTACATTCACTTTTGCCCAACCTATCAACACCAGCAACATTTGAATCCGAAACCGGGGCTATTGAGAATGTGAAGAATTGGATGTTTGATTTTTAtaatgacgatgagaagTTTAAGTTGAGCGAGACAATTTTTGGTGCAATATACAAGGCTTCGAAAGCCGGCGGAAGTCCATTGAGTGACATTTGGCACTCAGTGCAAACTATAAAATTCAAAAGAGCTGATACACATGAAATAAAAGAACCTATGCGGGTAGCCAGCATCTACAGACATCGGCAAGATTCGGAAAGGAATTGTTTCAAGCCGGCTGAGGACATTCTGACTCTTTTGAAGTTTACGAAGATAAGTCAACTTCCAAACGACATTTTTATCAACGCCAAACTGAGCGCCAAATTGTCTCGTCAGTTAGAGGAACCCCTTGTTATAGCCAGCGGCATTCTGCCTGCGTGGTCTCTACAATTGACAAAGGATTATAACTTCATATTTCCACTGGAGACACGACTTTTCTTCCTGCAATGCATATCTTTTGGATACGGGCGACTAGTTCAAATGTGGCGAAATAGGGTcgaaagtttgaaagactCCAATGCTGACGACACCTTACAACATCTTGGTAGAATAACAAGGCACAAATTGCGCATTTCTAGAGAGACTATGTTTCTAAGCGGATTGAAGATATTAGACAAATATGGGGCTTCTCCAAGTGTTTTGGAAATTGAGTACCAGGGCGAAGTGGGAACTGGGCTAGGCCCAACCCTCGAATTTTATGCTTCGATTTCTAGAGATTTCACGAAGAAAAGTTTGGGGATGTGGCGTTGCGAGGACTATGGCGGCCGTGGCGCGGAGAATGAAGAACGTTATGTTACCAACCCTCTTTTTCCTGCACCTTTAAATCCCTCGAAGGATAACACGAGGATCGTGGAGTTGTTTCGGTATCTGGGGATTTTCGTCGCAAGATCCATGCTTGATAATCGGATACTTGACTTTTGCTTCAGCACTCTGTTCTTCGAGCTTGCGCACAGACAATGCAGAATGACGGATGGCAATCGAAAGATAAACGACGTGGAGGAAAAACTTCAACTGTTGCGATCCATCGATCCGCATCTAGCCAAGTCCTTGCGTTACTTGCGCAACGGGAAGGACAGCACAGAACTGGAGCAGATGGCCTTGACGTTCACCTTGCCCGGTTTCGACATCGAACTCAAGGAAAATGGTAAGCAGTTGCTTGTTACTCCTGACAACGTCGATGAATATGTAAATCGAATTCTCGACTACACTTTGCACGACGGAGTCCAGAAACAGCTTGAGAGCTTTATTGATGGTGTCTCATCTGTGTTCCCATATTCGTccctgctgctgctgaccCCCGAGGAACTTGTCGAGCTGCACGGGAGATTGGAAGAAGACTGGTCTCCACAAACGCTCTACGCTTCGATAAGCGCGGATCACGGCTATTCTATGGGCTCTTCTACCATCCACGAATTGATATCGATAATGTCGTCGTTCAAGACTTCCGACAGACGTCTTTTCCTGCAATTCCTCACAGGCTCTCCGAAACTGCCCATTGGGGGTTTCAAGGGTTTAAAACCAAGACTCACTGTTGTTCTGAAGCATCCGGAAGATGGCCGGAATCCAGACGCCTATCTGCCTAGTGTGATGACTTGCGCAAACTACTTCAAGCTCCCAAAATACAGCAGCGAGGAAATGATGCGTTCCAGAATAGCGCAAGCTATGAACGAGGGCTCCAATGCCTTCCTTCTATCTTAA
- the MRT4 gene encoding ribosome assembly factor MRT4 (ancestral locus Anc_2.498), producing MPRSKRSKLVTLAKTDKKGRENKERIFDEVREALDTYRYTWVLHLDDVRTPVLQEIRTAWTGSKLILGKRKVLEKALGLHREDEYSDNLHKLTKYCGGVTGLLFTDEDVKTVKEYFETYAKSDYSRPNSRAPLTFTIPAGIIYSRGGQIPTDEDIPMVHSLEPTMRNKFQIPTKIKAGKITIESPYTVCKEGEKLDVRQALILKQFGIAEAQFKVKVAAYYDKESSAVEKVGINMGEP from the coding sequence ATGCCTAGATCCAAGCGTTCAAAGTTAGTAACTTTGGCGAAAACGGATAAGAAGGGAAGAGAGAACAAGGAGAGGATTTTCGATGAGGTGAGAGAAGCTTTGGATACATATAGATACACCTGGGTCCTGCATTTGGATGATGTCAGAACTCCTGTGCTTCAGGAGATCAGAACTGCGTGGACTGGTTCGAAATTGATACTGGGGAAGCGTAAAGTCTTGGAGAAGGCGCTGGGACTACATCGTGAAGACGAGTACAGCGATAATTTGCATAAGCTAACCAAATACTGTGGTGGCGTAACTGGACTTCTGTTCACTGACGAAGATGTGAAGACGGTGAAGGAATATTTTGAGACATATGCGAAATCTGACTATTCTAGACCCAATTCGAGAGCTCCGTTAACGTTTACGATTCCTGCTGGTATCATCTATTCTCGCGGTGGTCAGATTCCTACAGACGAAGATATTCCGATGGTCCACTCGCTGGAGCCTACGATGAGAAATAAGTTTCAGATCCCAACCAAGATCAAAGCAGGTAAGATCACTATCGAATCCCCATACACTGTGTGCAAAGAGGGTGAAAAATTGGATGTTCGTCAGGCTTTGATCCTCAAACAGTTTGGTATCGCTGAAGCCCAattcaaagtcaaagtAGCTGCATATTATGATAAGGAATCCTCCGCTGTCGAAAAGGTTGGCATTAACATGGGAGAGCCGTGA
- the SHU1 gene encoding Shu1p (ancestral locus Anc_2.499), with protein sequence MKIDEQISQLLLQEECGSRRKLTLILVVGDGPRNHIEHGLSSESGKLSSVAAVAASRADVDVLFLSKLQYLFMYLMKFEAEEALTAIRYNYFVIYGLDQGILSAATTGEQSLGDRLRVANLICNAAFRIKRKHGLLDVRLIPWDDQSDTAERLARIERYWRHIC encoded by the coding sequence ATGAAGATCGACGAGCAGATATCAcagctgctgttgcaaGAAGAATGCGGCAGCCGACGGAAACTAACTTTGATCTTAGTTGTTGGCGATGGACCGCGTAACCATATCGAACATGGGTTATCAAGTGAGTCCGGTAAGTTGTCTTCTGTCGCAGCAGTTGCTGCAAGCCGAGCAGACGTTGACGTGCTTTTCCTCAGCAAATTGCAGTACTTGTTCATGTATCTGATGAAATTCGAAGCGGAGGAGGCACTAACCGCAATCAGATACAATTATTTTGTGATATATGGCCTCGATCAAGGCATTCTCTCCGCTGCAACCACTGGCGAACAATCATTGGGCGACAGGTTGAGAGTAGCGAATCTCATTTGTAATGCAGCCTTCAGAATCAAGCGCAAACACGGCTTGTTAGACGTAAGGTTGATCCCCTGGGATGACCAGAGCGACACGGCTGAGAGACTAGCCAGGATCGAGAGGTACTGGAGACACATTTGCTAG
- the MRP4 gene encoding mitochondrial 37S ribosomal protein uS2m (ancestral locus Anc_2.500) yields MSAVISTRGVVPARILLRRLWKRSQSTSSTGTPTTNSHETEPVEPPKAVENAGDAQKPIMDEVFSLRQKQFNDTIVEQLKILSQTNLDEVGELGVDLNEPLTPKERQLDEELTDFLRKYSQSNKLINTDENVQDNPQRSIGITAAQNKKYPYLIPSARDKPYTSQELFLRQMRHASHTAKLGAYIEKVYFPHKDIEDPPAAEKMSINKLLAAGVHLGQSTSLWRPSTQPFIYGEYRGVHIIDLNKTLAYLRRASKVVEGIAERGGIVLFLGTREGQKRGLEEAAKRSHGFYISTRWIPGTLTNSTEISGVWERHEVDFADEPTGRVLTPDESLAIVKPDLLVVLNPTENRNALNEAMQVRVPTIGIIDTDSEPSLVTYPIPGNDDSLRSVNLLLGVLARAGERGVQNRLQKVAQANQA; encoded by the coding sequence ATGAGTGCGGTTATTTCAACCCGAGGAGTGGTTCCTGCTCGTATTTTGTTGAGGAGGTTGTGGAAACGCTCTCAATCAACCTCAAGCACTGGCACACCAACGACGAACTCTCACGAAACTGAGCCAGTTGAACCTCCGAAAGCTGTGGAAAATGCTGGAGATGCTCAGAAGCCTATAATGGATGAAGTTTTCTCGCTTCGCCAGAAACAGTTCAATGATACAATTGTTGAACAGTTGAAAATATTATCACAGACAAATTTGGATGAAGTTGGTGAATTGGGTGTTGACCTTAATGAGCCTTTGACGCCGAAGGAAAGGCAATTAGATGAGGAATTGACTGACTTTTTGAGAAAGTATTCTCAGTCCAACAAGCTCATAAACACCGACGAAAATGTACAGGATAACCCTCAAAGGTCGATTGGCATTACGGCCGCACAGAATAAGAAGTACCCATACCTCATCCCGTCAGCGAGAGATAAGCCATATACATCCCAGGAACTATTTCTACGCCAAATGAGACATGCATCTCATACTGCTAAGCTTGGCGCCTATATCGAAAAGGTTTACTTTCCTCATAAGGATATAGAAGATCCACCTGCCGCAGAGAAAATGTCTATAAATAAGCTGCTTGCCGCCGGAGTTCACTTGGGACAGTCTACGTCGTTGTGGAGGCCTTCGACGCAGCCCTTCATTTACGGTGAGTATCGTGGAGTTCACATCATCGACCTGAACAAGACACTGGCGTATCTAAGGAGGGCTTCCAAAGTAGTTGAGGGAATAGCCGAAAGAGGAGGTATCGTGCTGTTCTTAGGGACAAGGGAAGGACAAAAAAGAGGTCTTGAAGAGGCGGCGAAGAGGTCGCATGGATTCTACATATCAACCAGATGGATCCCGGGGACTTTGACAAACTCGACGGAAATTTCAGGTGTTTGGGAAAGACACGAAGTAGACTTTGCTGACGAACCTACTGGTAGGGTTTTAACGCCTGATGAGAGCCTGGCGATAGTGAAGCCTGACTTGTTAGTTGTTTTGAACCCCACAGAAAACAGGAACGCTCTAAATGAGGCCATGCAAGTTAGAGTACCAACCATTGGTATTATAGACACAGATTCGGAACCATCTCTTGTGACGTATCCCATTCCAGGAAATGACGATTCCTTGCGTTCAGTTAATTTGCTACTTGGGGTCCTGGCCAGGGCAGGCGAAAGAGGTGTACAAAACAGATTACAGAAGGTTGCCCAGGCAAACCAGGCATAA
- a CDS encoding TLC domain-containing protein (ancestral locus Anc_2.501) yields MSTPPLKPRSSGNNLTVRSRNRRTSSVGKIDLGDTVPGLGTMAESKESRDASNERMKALAKASENDMDLLRKFWLTYREMSYRHTWLTPLLILLVVYAAYFTSGNRTESNPLHMFVAISYRIGETDMYGKGIKDLSFVFFYMIFFTFLREFLMECVIRPMAIMLNVKSKHKIKRIMEQVYAVFYCGVSGPSGLYIMYHSDLWFFKTTPMYSTYPDLNNHFHFKIFYLVQAAFWAQQACVLVLQLEKPRKDYKELVFHHIVTLLLIWSSYVFHFTKIGLEVYITMDVSDFLLCLSKTCNYLDSAFTAPVFILFVVCWIFLRHYVNLRILWSVLTEFRTEGNYVLNFATQQYKCWISLPIVFILISALQLVNLYWLALIARILYRMLWKGIQKDERSDSESDEENEEQEEAEAVKHEKAK; encoded by the coding sequence ATGAGCACACCACCTTTGAAGCCGAGGAGCTCCGGAAATAATCTGACCGTCAGGTCGAGAAACAGACGCACATCTTCTGTCGGGAAGATTGACTTAGGTGATACCGTACCCGGTCTCGGTACTATGGCTGAGAGTAAGGAATCGAGAGATGCGTCGAACGAACGTATGAAAGCTCTGGCTAAGGCTTCAGAGAATGATATGGATTTATTACGAAAATTTTGGCTTACTTACAGAGAGATGAGTTATCGTCACACCTGGCTTACTCCATTGCTTATTCTGCTGGTTGTTTACGCGGCATATTTCACTTCTGGCAATAGAACGGAGAGTAATCCTCTTCATATGTTTGTGGCAATCTCATACAGGATTGGGGAAACTGACATGTATGGCAAAGGTATCAAAGATCTAAGCTTTGTGTTTTTCTACAtgattttcttcaccttcttgcGCGAGTTCCTGATGGAGTGCGTAATCCGCCCTATGGCTATTATGCTCAATGTCAAATCCAAACAtaagatcaagagaatAATGGAACAGGTATATGCAGTCTTTTACTGTGGGGTGTCCGGCCCATCTGGACTTTACATCATGTATCATTCGGATTTGTGGTTTTTCAAAACTACCCCAATGTACAGCACCTATCCAGATCTTAACAACCACTTCCATTTTAAAATATTCTACCTAGTTCAGGCGGCATTCTGGGCTCAACAGGCTTGCGTTCTAGTTTTACAGCTCGAAAAGCCAAGGAAAGACTACAAAGAGCTGGTCTTCCACCACATTGTTACATTGCTCCTGATTTGGTCCTCTTATGTTTTCCATTTTACTAAGATCGGACTGGAGGTGTACATTACTATGGATGTGTCAGACTTCCTACTTTGCCTGTCAAAGACCTGTAATTATTTAGATTCGGCTTTCACAGCACCAGTCTTCATCCTATTTGTGGTATGTTGGATCTTCCTTCGCCATTACGTCAATTTGAGAATCCTTTGGTCCGTCCTAACCGAATTTCGCACAGAGGGTAATTATGTTCTGAACTTTGCCACACAGCAATATAAATGCTGGATTTCGCTTCCAATTGTGTTTATTTTGATTTCTGCTTTGCAATTGGTGAACTTGTACTGGCTGGCATTGATCGCGAGAATTTTGTACAGAATGCTTTGGAAGGGCATTCAGAAGGATGAGAGAAGTGACAGTGAGTCAGATGAGGAGAACGAGGAACAGGAAGAAGCCGAAGCTGTTAAGCATGAGAAGGCAAAGTAG